The sequence taaAAGTGGTTTTCTTTATGCTTTTAATATCCAATTTGGCATAGGATATATCGTAGCTTGTAGCTACCAAAATGTCAAGTTTCAAACATCTTTATGCTTTCTAGATGTCTGAAGTGTCATTCTTGGGTGCATATTGTGTGTGTGCGGGTTGGAATTTATTCATATGTAACattattcatttttgttttgcagAGAAATTCCATACCCTGGCATTGGAAGGTGTCCCAATTCTTGGACTACACAATAGGACAGCAGCATATCGGTTTGTCACTCTTGTTGATGTATGCCCCAATTGTTCTCAACTGTTTCGGCCTTTCTAAATattatattactaaaagttggACTTCATATACTAGGTTAGACTTGAGAAAACTTGGCTTCAGCTATTTGGTCATCCTCATGTCACAGATTAAATATGTTTGCCACTTGCAGCCAGCTCTTTCAGTTTATTGTCAAACATGGTCCTTTCTCCAACATAGTAATTTGGAAAAACTAATTATTGTAAGTTGTGGGGAAGATGAAAAgctctcgaaaaaaaaaaaaaaaaaaaaaaaaaaaaaaaaaaaaaaggaagaaaggaccCATAGCAATTAAGAATTGCAAAAGTCTTGAGTCCCAAGTAGAACAACAGATATTGTTTTAGAAGCAATCAAAGCTAACTTTCGTGAGTTGCTTCTACCTTCTAGGCATGTCATGAATGTAGAAAAGTAACTCTTTCTTTgtatggactaaacaaaaaagtaaagaaaaaaggCTCTACTTGCTCATAGTGGTtgtatatgaaaataaaatttgagttcaATCTCTCTGTTAGTCATCATGGTTTTTTCTTATGACTTCTTGTTCCTTTAATTACTTTCCgcctatttttctttttaggaacaaaatttatataaatgcaATATTACCATCAGTAATGATGAACTGATGATGCCCTTAGACTTTAAAGAATCCTTTACCGAGATAACGAAGCTGatacaacaaagccttagtctcAAAATTTGGAGTAGGTTATGGATCCTCGACAGATTAGATTGGGTCGGCCACATGAATAGGGGATGTTCATAAGAGTGACTAAATTTTACGCTGGCTGCCGACCTACTGCAACCATCCTTTACCTGGCTTTTGAACTGGCTGTGGACTAAATATATGCCACTAAGCACAAACATAGGCAGAGTTATCTGGAACACGCTGTGGACGAAATATATGCCACTAAGCACAAAGTTACAAACACAGGCAGAGTTAGGTAAAGAAGCTGATAATTCACTGAAACGCTGggggaagaaaaaagaaggatgaATACCCTTTCTTGAATACCAATTCCAAAGAATTTCTATTACTTGAAAGGCCATAACCTGaaattgagattttaaaaaatcgTGTGAAAATATTTGAACTTGAGCATCTCTCTGGCAAGGCCATTGTATTTACACTATACAGCTTGGAATTTTCCatgtttatcttcttcttcttctgatgaGTAGCTAAAATTGAACTATTTCTTTTACTCTTGCCACCAAAGGTAATGTATGAGAACAAGGGCAGACTGTTGTGTACAGCTGAGGGGAGTCCTCAAGAACTTTTCGAGAGGATAGTGACAATTTCTGATGCTCAACACAGGGCACCTAGAACTTCTTCAAGATCAAGGAAAGTTGATGATTTTGACCTTTGTGTGGACAATGAACTGGGATTTGCAAAAGACCGCACCGTTAGTAGGTACAGTGCCCTCTGGATTTTAACTATAGCATCggtccctttttctttttcttttttccttttaaatttcttttaatgtGGTTGAGTAGAGATCGTACATGACCTTAATCATTTAATGCAGAGTTGGGAACTGTCTTTTTTCTTCCATTCTAATATCATGATTACCATTTCTTGCGTATGCACCTGACTTAGCGGCAACCTGATTTCCTTCATGCAATATGCTTTTATAGACCAAAATTGTACTGCAATTTGTATTTATGCAATCAAAGCAACAATGTTTCAACATAGctattcttttgcttttctGTTTTGTGGAGTAGTTTATACAATGTCATAATCGTCTTCCTGCTGTAAGTGCTGATTGACACCACCAATTAATGCAGATTAACTGAGATGAACAGCAAAGAATACTTAGAGCAGCATGCCGATATGTTTTTAGCTGGGAAGTAGCTCCCATAGGAAGGTGGCAGTCAGGTGCCTTACAGGAATGATATAGAGAAGTATGAATGATATAGAGAAGTATCCGACATCTTACAGGCAACATGGGCGAGTATCAGATATCTTCCTAGTCTGTTTTACCTTAGTTAATAAAATTGTATCCTTTCATGTAGTGAGGTTTGGCTCTCAGTTTTGGTGCCAagagtaaataatttttatcatatcTATCAATTGTATCTTGaataaagtgtaatttatcaTTGTAATGTTAATGTTCTGTTTTAATGGGGTGGTTACAAAGTTACACCATTGTCACCCAATTTATACTAATAATGCTTTCACTTTTCACTTCACTAGATGCCGAGTCACATTAGATTATCTGTGATATAATCTGGTTATTGGTTTAGTATCCTTTAGGCTCcatttgggagttcataagggaagggaagggaatggaatagaatataatgatcataagggaatggaaatgaatgaaatgtatttaagtaagagaaatgaatggaaaagaatggaatcgaatggaattaagtaaccttgtttggatgttttaaaataaaggaatgaaaatgaatggaatgtaaggaatcttgtttgggagcaacatggaatgaatgaaatagaattattttatgacactattactattagacccatattttaaaataaagagttgaatatataagggtattttgagagttttagtaaaaaaattattaaatttaatttcattccctctcatttctcccaatttcggggggaaggaatgagtgttctctcctacccattccattccctctcaCTTAAACTCCCTAACAAAGGGATGAGTTTTCCATTTactccattaaaactctcaaacaaaggaaatgaaaaatattctaaaatgattctttttattcatttccattcaatttcattccctcctTCCAAACGAGGCCTAGGGCTTTTAGGATAACTCCACCATGGAGTTCTACTTGAATTGAATTTTGTCATACCATTAATAATCTAAACAAATTTTGATTAGCACTATTTTGATACtattagtttatattattacttatgtaaaaaaatattaatttaaattattgatggCGTGaaaaaatatacacaaaaaTAGTTCTAATTTATCGTGGTTTTCAAAAGTATTCATTCAGCATTTTTGTTTAAATCTTATATGTACGTTATAAAATgagtaaattaaattttaccatGCCATTAGTAATTTAATTTCATACATCTTATTTGTTAAAATCTTATCCATATGGTGTGAAATCGGTAAATTAGATTTTGCCATGctatcaatattttaaattaatatcaAAGGGGCTAATATCAATATTTTACCATGCATGAGGCTATAGTTTTAGACAGGTCGTACATGGGGCCAGTTATAAACTTTATGATGACTGGCCGGGCCTGGTACTCTCAAAATTGATTCTTTGGTCATTGCGATGGGGAACAGATGAGAGTCTTGCAACTTGCAAGTCGTGGAGGTTGggttaagggttttttttttttttttttttttttgcacaagggaagtaaaattaaatttgaagaaattatgCATAATGATGgcattaaattatatattttgatcgTATGTTGAATTTGGCCCGGTATAGTCCATGGGTATGGGATTGAGAAGTGAAATGATGATGCTGAGGTGGTTATAAGACAACTCTGAGTCAGAAATTTGCCAACCCAAACCACTTtccaaggcccattgtttgCCTCACTCCTTTAATAAGTAGCAATGCATTTTTAGCGCCAAGGGGTTCTACTCAAATTAGAGATGTCAAAATCGACCCAAACTCATTTACCCACTCAAACCCATCCAATTATTATTGGGTCAAATAGGTATTAACCCAAATGgatttatacataataattagattaaattagatttaagttagaagtaattagttaaatggaTAATAAATAAGCCTAATCtaaacccacccatttaacAACTGTCTCAAATGGTACGTTTCATATAATATTGTATTTGTGCATTGATCAGATTTAGCTATTTATGGGAGACGACCTATTACCAGGCTCACTTTCTAGGGACAAGTATTCCCGAACTTTCCATAATCCATCTATCCCTTTAATCAAGAACAAAGGGAAAAGTATTTCTATTAATGGGTTCTAGGCAGCGTACGAGACCCTTCTCCCAAAGCGAACATCATAATCATAAAACAATGAGTCAGATATTTAACtccatattattattatataagggAAAGTTcggtatgaaaaaaaaaaataaaaaaataaaaaaataaaaatctgttagatgtatataaatattaataattaataaaattataaattttgtagaaatgaAAAGCATTTAccaatttaatcaaaatttgttatattatataaatgttCATATAATACCAGTGACATGAACAAATTTGAGCATTACGTGAcaccatttgaaaaaaaagccaacataataaaaagtttatattttatatattctagATAAATAAACCTCATCAAAAGTAGGAGCTGCCGAGAATATCAACAATAAAGAACTTAAAATACAAGTAATAAACTTACGGTAACTCGCCCATTAGCACCACCACAAATGGACACTGCATCACTTTCTGCTCTTATGAAAGAACCAAAACTATTCCCCAAACTCTTATCATTTTATCAACTTTGCGATTTTACTTGTAACAATTGGACCCAGCATACAAAACTACGCCCCACAGTGGTATCATTCTATGACTGCTTCCATTCAACATCGTTGAAGTAATTACATGACCAAATGCATCCAGACTAACGTTGGAACGAAACGGAATAAGAACCAGTGTTTGGATCTTTGACAGCCTTGAAGTTGTCAACACTCATCCCGAAGCGGCCCAATAAAGAGTTGCCCATATCTTTCAGCTTTGCTGCTCACAAGAACAATGTAATGTAATTAACTTCTGTTGATAATAGTAATCATGAAGTGTTCACAAAGAAGCTAATAAAAATTTGCTTAAATCGTCAATAATGCAGAAAATACAAGTCTATGAAGCACCCAACATCTGAATGAACATCACAGGATATATCAAACATACAAAATTCAAGTGTCAATGTACTAGAATAAAATCATAAACAAGAAATTTTGATATAAGGACACAAGtgtaaataaaaaacaacaaatgtTCATAGGCAAGAATGTATGTTCAAAACAATTTGGGCAGCTGAAAATGTCATGCTACTTTCAATTTCCTTGCTTTTAAGGGTCTTGAGCAGtcttttttcccctctttaaatgataaattacaCAAGTACCCAACGGGCCTTGAATGCATAACCCTCCACCCAATCCTTAAGGAGAGGAAGTGTCATTTGAGCCAAAGAGCAAATGTAATGGGAAAGGCCTCCAAAAATGCTTTCTACATATAAGATATTACTTAGAGCATGCAATAACCCAGGCATGATGGGGCCATAAAGGCAGGACGTTCAAATGAGTATGTTGGTTGAGTCCATTGTTCTAAATAGTATCAAGAGCAAAATCATGTGCTTAGGTGCTAATTACCAAGTTCGGACAACTTCATCCATAAAGCTCAATACAAGTGCATGGATATATTAGGACAAAAtgcaagtttttctttttatggaatTTGACTAATTCCCCTACAATGAGATTTTCCTTATGATGCCATGGTGTAGTGTCTCTGTTGCAAAATGATGCTATTCGTTTGCTTAATAGAGTGACTATACTATATGAAAAATCTGAAGCTATGCAGCAGAATTGATGATCCAGATGAAACAGAAATTTTAGCTGTTGAGTTGAAATGCCAATTGTGATATAGTTCAAAGTCAAAAGATTGACACATAATTTAcgaatatttattttacttatataaaaaaaagggaaaatttaaGTATAGACTGAAACATGTTTGTTGCATAGTTGCTCAATTGACAGTGATATACCAGTCAAAATCATAtgttattttagaaattattttgaacATGATAATATGCATTTTTTCTTAATAGAATGATGCGTTAGATGAAGTTATTTTGAGTCATGAATACACACAAACATACATGAAACAGATTAAGGTTATTTTGCTTTAATGTATTTTCCCTAAATTCTGGTCATCTTTTATTGACTAGTATGAACATCCATTTGCCAGAATCATAAAACAGGTCTTTAGAAACATAAGTTGGCAAGTGATGAAGTGACCTTAAAATTAGTCTAATTTGCATGCCCATGTACCCCTATAATAAGATAAGGTGATGTGAGTAGTCAGAAGAAGCTGTGATGCCTCAAAGACATTTCTTTCCTCTTTGTGAAAGCTaggcatgtgtgtgtgtaaggcagagagagagagagagagaggggggagGGCAGATTCTCAAATATCTTGCCCCAAACCCAACTTGGTAGGAAAGAGCATCGCAAATAACAGTTTCCAAaagggtttttttcttttttaaaaaattaagaatcaaTCCTCATGTTGCATCCTGTTCTTTTGCCAATGAACTCTAGCTCAACTAGCACTCCTCCCTCCCTTATAAGTTCTAAGGGGAGGGTGAGGTTTGGGGTTCATGAcgggtgcatgtgtaacttatcaataataaagattttaaaaaaatcaatcaatcctTTCTCAAACTACTAAAGGTGAgaagatgagaaagaagaaggcacataaaaaaattcactacaCTTACAAATCATCTCTTCCTTCATCTTTTCTCGCTTTTCTGCAGCTAATGGCTCCAAGCGGTGAATAGTTTTCCTAGCTTGGTCATTTGAAGGATCCAATTCCAAGATTTTTTTCATATCTACAAGTAAATCAGAGAACGATATCAATTACAAAACCCCCATCATATCAGCATACGGATCTAACAATGCAACATAATCCAGGATATCCAATCAAACTatttattgaacaaaaatataacTGTCTAACTATTATATTAAACCCAAACGTACCAGCAATAGCCTCCTCAAAATGTTCAAGCTTTTCATGAGCCTCTCCCCTTCTAACCAGAGACTTCATATAAGTAGGATTTAGTTCTAATGATTTTGTGCATTCCTTGATTGTTTCATCATATTTTCcctatataaaaatttaaaatcaagagtaaaaagttataaaataagAATTCCAGAGAACCTATCAAGATATCAATAGAACAAACAgtcttaaattaaaattctgtGACTGGTAGGCACATATCCAATTATACCAAATTTCATATCCATTTGACAGTGTTGAACAGCATGCTTCTATATATGACCTTATCATAAAGATTAGTCTTTGGCCTCTTTCATAATAAAACCAGGGTTCTCCTTTTTTAGCTTCATAAGCCACTCCACAATAGATTTTCAAAGAGACATAAATCCATCAAGCATTATCAAAAGATGTTGATAATCATGAATATTCACTATTCAGTGTTGGTAAAAGCATCAAGCACACTTAAGCACAAAAGGCACAAAGAGCAAGTGTGCACCTGATTGAGTAAAGCGCACAAgttttcaaatataatatataataccTCTAATAGAAAGatacataatatataataaaaaagttaataaacTCAAAATAGTAATCTATTTTGCGTATTAGCTATAAAATAGATTGTGCAATTGCACAAAGTTCgtaagttaaattttttttttttttggttaagtatgtaaaatattattaatatgaaGTTTGCAAGTTCAATTCTACATAAGatataattatttcaatttcttaatttttatattagtaaatttgaaaataattattaatgaaCAATATGATAATAATCTAGtgatagaaattttaaaataaacatttatataattctcttgtgctttataaaaatacataattgtGAAAGCTATGATCAAAAGAATTAAATGGTActatcaaaatatattcaaaaggCAAAGACCGAAAAGTACAAGAAGTCAATAAcagtaaattattattattcgtAGCTTCTAATATATGAACAAAATATTGCTTGTGTAATACACCACCTTAAAATAGTGTTTGTATGGTAAAACATGTCTATGTCATTTCCTTCAAGATCAAgcatttaattttaacaattcatcttttttagaagaaaaaaaaaaggtgggctTTGTGCTTCTTCAAAAAGAACTCGAAAAAGAGTGCCTAAGGCACGCTTCAATACACGAGCTTTGCTTCGACCAAGTGAAGTGCTTAGAAATTGGGGCTTAGAGCTTAAAGCAAGCCTAAGCACAATTTAACAGCACTGggcatatttctaaaaaaaattcacacaaaGTTGATCTCACAAAGCGATCAACATATCAGAGAGAGTAGCAATCCAAGGCTCAAGAGAAAAAGTTATTTGGAAGACTTGGTCCACAAACTTAAGCACAACCCTAACAAGTCTACAATAATACTAAACAAAGTAACCTGAGAAAACTCTACAGAAGGTGTACAGTATAGTGATCCACAAATGTGAGTGTCTTTCATGATGAGAAACCATAAAGAGTTTTCTTTAGTAGTAAGGTTAAAACATATATCAGCCGCAGTAATTAAATTATTACTAGCATTGATATGTCCAATAATAGAAACAGAAATAACTAATAATATGAACATGAACATTGTACAAGTATACAACTTTATGTTTCACTGCATAGAGTATGTAAATTCTAATTTGGGGTTTCtgaacaatcaaatttttttttttggtctatgtatcattggaaagaaaaacataccaGTTTCGTATAACATATTGCACGATTTGCATGGCATATGGAGCGTAATTCTGAAGAGGAAGGCATATCTGGTGCAACTTGTAAAGCAAGCTCATACTGTGATAGCGCCTCCTCAAACTGCCCATCTCCAAACAACTTATTTCCTTCCAATTTCGCATCATTTGCTTGCTCTAAGGCTTTCGCATCATTTTCTTGCTCTAAGGCTTTCtgctttaaaaca is a genomic window of Quercus lobata isolate SW786 chromosome 2, ValleyOak3.0 Primary Assembly, whole genome shotgun sequence containing:
- the LOC115977313 gene encoding tetratricopeptide repeat protein 1 isoform X1: MVVIEVEESNVNPPKPAPSSTSHNASDGFETASDGELPSDDDNDDNGGDATNTVNAQQQEDHQIVPPQPQPEEHDEADSSSQNNDALQQQVIHSIWQKALEQENDAKALEQANDAKLEGNKLFGDGQFEEALSQYELALQVAPDMPSSSELRSICHANRAICYTKLGKYDETIKECTKSLELNPTYMKSLVRRGEAHEKLEHFEEAIADMKKILELDPSNDQARKTIHRLEPLAAEKREKMKEEMISKLKDMGNSLLGRFGMSVDNFKAVKDPNTGSYSVSFQR
- the LOC115977313 gene encoding tetratricopeptide repeat protein 1 isoform X2, whose translation is MVVIEVEESNVNPPKPAPSSTSHNASDGFETASDGELPSDDDNDDNGGDATNTVNAQQQEDHQIVPPQPQPEEHDEADSSSQNNDALQQQQKALEQENDAKALEQANDAKLEGNKLFGDGQFEEALSQYELALQVAPDMPSSSELRSICHANRAICYTKLGKYDETIKECTKSLELNPTYMKSLVRRGEAHEKLEHFEEAIADMKKILELDPSNDQARKTIHRLEPLAAEKREKMKEEMISKLKDMGNSLLGRFGMSVDNFKAVKDPNTGSYSVSFQR
- the LOC115977313 gene encoding tetratricopeptide repeat protein 1 isoform X3; the protein is MVVIEVEESNVNPPKPAPSSTSHNASDGFETASDGELPSDDDNDDNGGDATNTVNAQQQEDHQIVPPQPQPEEHDEADSSSQNNDALQQQKALEQENDAKALEQANDAKLEGNKLFGDGQFEEALSQYELALQVAPDMPSSSELRSICHANRAICYTKLGKYDETIKECTKSLELNPTYMKSLVRRGEAHEKLEHFEEAIADMKKILELDPSNDQARKTIHRLEPLAAEKREKMKEEMISKLKDMGNSLLGRFGMSVDNFKAVKDPNTGSYSVSFQR